From a region of the Corallococcus coralloides DSM 2259 genome:
- a CDS encoding DUF4215 domain-containing protein, whose translation MTRVSPSSMARALLLLAAPLLLLSSCFQPTTVDCPAGLVCPDGLKCAANQATCISTDCGDGIVQDHEQCDDGNIVDGDGCSRDCKSTEACGNGVVDRVTNEKCDDGNTHDRDGCSADCKSNELCGNGVVDTAVGEKCDDGNNASGDGCSADCLSTEVCGNGYTDPTKEERCDDGNTVSGDGCSADCRSQESCGNGYVDVAKGEKCDDGNNINGDGCSSDCKSNETCGNGVLDTIKGEICDDGNNVSEDGCSADCRSAEGCGNGVRDGEEQCDDKGESATCNLNCTVRVCGDGIVNRTAGEQCDDKGESAYCNANCTLRACGDGVVNTSSGEQCDNPGPVNSPTCDADCSIAFCGDGFTNTTRGELCDTAGNSRTCNADCTPAACGDRYLNTAAGEQCDDGPNSAICDVDCTPTACGDGVTNSAAKEQCDDGNTRDDDDCLGSCKPNICGDSVVNVNGPERPEACDDGNTKTEVACDYGTASCEACSSDCKARLDLKGNVCGDNVKDATNEACDDGNTETEDACPYGTASCKVCRFDCKESLSRTGNICGDNAKDPDHEACDDGNTKTEVACDYGQANCQKCSGDCQTSLSLTGNVCGDKVKDPTHEACDDGNTTTETTCPYGVANCQTCSGDCKQLLAVTGNVCGDGVADLVHEVCDDGNTDTETTCPYGLANCQRCSSDCQQLLTLTGNVCGDGKQDPSASNEVCDDGNTQTESSCPYGQANCQVCRGDCKELVPVTGNVCGDGVLDTKYEACDDGNTDTESSCQYGTASCKRCSSDCQTVLSLEGNVCGDGVKDATNEACDDGNTLACGSCSANCKVQTLQAATGAITAVSSANLSDEETFTISDGINTPVTFEIDRNNNGLKNPANQRVAVANSTPATQVALLIRDAINAVDEPFEIEASVVTGTFTVNVTHKLKGSIGNQAMTERVGNNNFKVSGMNGGSGYDCPQGTKCVGDEDCALDLVCGASKTCVTPPVVPAP comes from the coding sequence ATGACACGCGTCTCCCCTTCCTCCATGGCGCGCGCCCTGCTGCTCCTGGCCGCGCCACTCCTGCTGCTCTCCTCCTGCTTCCAGCCCACCACCGTGGACTGCCCCGCCGGGCTGGTGTGTCCGGATGGCCTGAAGTGCGCCGCGAACCAGGCCACCTGCATCTCCACGGACTGCGGCGACGGCATCGTCCAGGACCACGAGCAGTGTGACGACGGCAACATCGTGGACGGCGACGGCTGTAGCCGCGACTGCAAGTCCACCGAGGCGTGTGGCAACGGCGTCGTGGACCGGGTCACGAACGAGAAGTGCGACGACGGCAACACCCATGACCGCGACGGTTGCAGCGCGGACTGCAAGTCCAACGAACTGTGCGGCAACGGCGTCGTGGACACGGCCGTGGGCGAGAAGTGCGACGACGGCAATAACGCCAGCGGCGACGGGTGCAGCGCGGACTGCCTCTCCACCGAGGTCTGCGGCAATGGCTACACCGACCCCACGAAGGAGGAGCGCTGCGACGATGGCAACACCGTCAGCGGCGACGGGTGCAGCGCGGACTGCCGCTCCCAGGAGAGCTGCGGCAACGGCTACGTGGACGTGGCCAAGGGTGAGAAGTGCGACGACGGCAACAACATCAACGGCGACGGGTGCAGCTCCGACTGCAAGTCCAACGAGACCTGCGGCAACGGCGTCCTGGACACCATCAAGGGTGAGATCTGCGACGACGGCAACAACGTCAGCGAGGACGGCTGCAGCGCGGACTGCCGGTCCGCGGAAGGCTGCGGCAACGGCGTGCGCGACGGCGAGGAGCAGTGCGACGACAAGGGCGAGTCCGCCACCTGCAACCTCAACTGCACCGTGCGCGTCTGCGGTGACGGCATCGTCAACCGGACCGCGGGCGAGCAGTGCGATGACAAGGGCGAGTCCGCCTACTGCAACGCCAACTGCACGCTGCGCGCCTGCGGCGACGGCGTGGTGAACACGTCCTCTGGAGAGCAGTGCGACAACCCCGGTCCCGTCAACAGCCCCACCTGCGACGCGGACTGCTCCATCGCCTTCTGCGGCGACGGCTTCACCAACACCACGCGCGGCGAGCTGTGCGACACGGCGGGCAACTCCCGCACCTGCAACGCGGACTGCACGCCCGCGGCCTGCGGCGACCGGTACCTCAACACCGCAGCGGGCGAGCAGTGCGACGACGGGCCCAACTCCGCCATCTGCGACGTGGACTGCACCCCCACGGCCTGCGGCGACGGCGTCACCAACTCCGCGGCGAAGGAGCAGTGCGACGACGGCAACACGCGCGACGATGACGACTGCCTGGGCTCCTGCAAGCCGAACATCTGCGGCGACAGCGTGGTCAACGTCAACGGGCCGGAGCGCCCGGAGGCCTGCGACGACGGCAACACCAAGACGGAAGTCGCGTGCGACTACGGCACCGCCAGCTGCGAGGCGTGCAGCAGCGACTGCAAGGCGCGGCTGGACCTGAAGGGCAACGTCTGCGGCGACAACGTGAAGGACGCCACGAACGAGGCCTGTGACGACGGCAACACGGAGACGGAGGACGCCTGCCCCTATGGCACCGCCAGTTGCAAGGTGTGCCGCTTCGACTGCAAGGAGAGCCTGTCGCGCACGGGCAACATCTGCGGCGACAACGCCAAGGACCCGGACCACGAGGCCTGCGACGACGGCAACACCAAGACGGAAGTCGCGTGCGACTACGGCCAGGCGAACTGCCAGAAGTGCAGCGGCGACTGCCAGACGTCCCTCTCGCTGACGGGCAACGTCTGCGGCGACAAGGTGAAGGACCCCACCCACGAGGCCTGCGACGACGGCAACACCACCACGGAGACCACCTGCCCCTACGGCGTGGCCAACTGCCAGACGTGCAGCGGCGACTGCAAGCAGCTGCTGGCTGTGACGGGCAACGTCTGCGGCGACGGCGTGGCGGACCTGGTCCACGAGGTCTGTGACGACGGCAACACCGACACGGAGACCACCTGCCCCTACGGCCTGGCCAACTGCCAGCGGTGCAGCAGCGACTGCCAGCAGCTCCTGACACTCACCGGCAACGTGTGCGGCGACGGCAAGCAGGACCCCAGCGCCTCGAACGAGGTCTGCGACGACGGCAACACGCAGACGGAGTCCTCGTGCCCCTACGGTCAGGCGAACTGCCAGGTATGCCGCGGCGACTGCAAGGAGCTGGTCCCCGTCACGGGCAACGTCTGCGGCGATGGCGTGCTGGACACGAAGTACGAGGCCTGTGACGACGGCAACACCGACACGGAGTCCTCCTGCCAGTACGGCACGGCGAGCTGCAAGCGGTGCAGCAGCGACTGCCAGACGGTCCTCTCGCTGGAGGGCAACGTGTGCGGCGACGGCGTGAAGGACGCGACCAACGAGGCCTGCGACGACGGCAACACCCTCGCCTGTGGCTCGTGCAGCGCCAACTGCAAGGTGCAGACGCTCCAGGCGGCGACGGGCGCCATCACCGCGGTATCTAGCGCGAACCTGTCCGACGAGGAGACGTTCACCATCAGCGATGGCATCAACACGCCGGTCACCTTCGAGATAGACCGCAACAACAACGGTCTCAAGAACCCCGCCAACCAGCGGGTGGCCGTGGCGAACAGCACGCCCGCGACGCAGGTCGCCCTGCTCATCCGGGACGCCATCAACGCTGTGGATGAGCCGTTCGAAATCGAGGCGTCGGTCGTCACCGGCACCTTCACCGTGAACGTCACCCACAAGCTGAAGGGCTCCATCGGCAACCAGGCGATGACGGAGCGGGTCGGCAACAACAACTTCAAGGTGAGCGGGATGAATGGCGGCAGCGGCTACGACTGCCCCCAGGGCACGAAGTGCGTGGGCGACGAGGACTGCGCGCTCGACCTGGTGTGTGGGGCCAGCAAGACCTGCGTCACCCCGCCCGTCGTCCCCGCGCCCTGA
- a CDS encoding isoamylase, giving the protein MMTPPRRHRRSPWLTRWHPLVAVGFAWALVSCATPETPDEAPAPTAPAVEDIAQREQELLTWTLGAKYDATQANITFNVYSSRATRIEVWIYNTAQGAQERVSYVMTKNATTNVWTKTVSVATLKNSYNVTGTVYYGYRAWGPNWTYNSSWTKANNTVGFIADVDSAGNRFNPNKLLWDPYALELSHDPVNPSNADATVFASGPLHRYKDSGPFAPKSIVLPPDTTSTGTKPTRAFKDDIVYEVHLRGLTKQDTGSGLDAACLGTYKTAGQKAAQLAALGVTAVEFLPLHETDNGNNDTVASTAGDNYWGYMNLSYFAPDRRYACDQTPGGPTREFKAMVKAFHDAGIKVLVDVVYNHTGEGGAWISGDPSTYNVMSYRGLDNPTYYSLTKDMKFNWDNTGVGGNFNTFNPTARNVILHSLSYWKDTLGVDGFRFDLASVLGNIYEHETATHGGFEYNRDNPNTALNQITTQLDPRPEAGGAGTDFIAEPWAIGGNSYQVGNFPAKWREWNGAFRDTFRKDQNQLGVENIKPSDLAKRFTGSSDLYEDDGRKPAASVNFMVAHDGLTLKDLYTCNSKNNSQAWPYGPSDGGEDNNHSWDQGGSAALQRQAARNGMAFMMLSAGVPMLTGGDEFLRTQYCNNNVYNLDSNKNWLDYAWTTDQSNFRTFTQRLIAFRKAHPALRPAEFYKTNDNNGNVMEQHRWFKPDGYVPDASYFDNAGNHALAYRIDATEFSGETVSAIYVAYNGWSANVNFLLPWPGNGKQWYRVTDTCSWAEGANQVVLNPGAADLIGGEATSYGVCGRGVLVLVAK; this is encoded by the coding sequence ATGATGACCCCTCCCCGTCGTCACCGCCGGAGCCCCTGGCTCACGCGGTGGCATCCCCTCGTCGCCGTGGGCTTCGCCTGGGCGCTGGTCTCCTGCGCCACCCCCGAGACGCCTGACGAAGCCCCCGCCCCCACCGCGCCCGCCGTGGAGGACATCGCGCAGCGCGAGCAGGAGCTGCTCACCTGGACGCTGGGCGCGAAGTACGACGCCACGCAGGCCAACATCACGTTCAACGTGTACTCGTCGCGCGCCACGCGCATCGAGGTGTGGATCTACAACACGGCGCAGGGCGCGCAGGAGCGCGTCAGCTACGTGATGACGAAGAACGCGACGACCAACGTCTGGACGAAGACCGTCTCCGTCGCCACGCTGAAGAACAGCTACAACGTCACCGGCACCGTCTATTACGGCTACCGCGCGTGGGGCCCCAACTGGACGTACAACTCCAGCTGGACCAAGGCGAACAACACGGTGGGCTTCATCGCGGACGTGGACTCCGCGGGCAACCGCTTCAACCCGAACAAGCTCTTGTGGGACCCGTACGCGCTGGAGCTGTCGCACGACCCGGTGAACCCCAGCAACGCGGACGCCACGGTGTTCGCGTCCGGCCCGCTGCACCGCTACAAGGACAGCGGCCCGTTCGCGCCCAAGAGCATCGTGCTGCCGCCGGACACCACGTCCACCGGCACCAAGCCCACGCGCGCCTTCAAGGACGACATCGTCTATGAGGTGCACCTGCGCGGCCTGACGAAGCAGGACACCGGCTCCGGGCTGGATGCCGCCTGTCTGGGCACCTACAAGACGGCGGGCCAGAAGGCCGCGCAGCTGGCGGCGCTGGGCGTCACGGCGGTGGAGTTCCTGCCGCTGCACGAGACGGACAACGGCAACAACGACACGGTCGCGAGCACCGCGGGCGACAACTACTGGGGTTACATGAACCTCAGCTACTTCGCGCCGGACCGCCGCTACGCGTGTGACCAGACGCCGGGCGGCCCCACGCGCGAGTTCAAGGCCATGGTGAAGGCGTTCCACGACGCCGGCATCAAGGTGCTGGTGGACGTGGTCTACAACCACACCGGCGAGGGCGGCGCGTGGATCAGCGGCGACCCGAGCACGTACAACGTCATGTCGTACCGGGGCCTGGACAACCCCACGTACTACAGCCTGACGAAGGACATGAAGTTCAACTGGGACAACACGGGCGTGGGCGGCAACTTCAACACGTTCAACCCCACGGCCCGCAACGTCATCCTGCATTCGCTGTCGTACTGGAAGGACACGCTGGGCGTGGACGGCTTCCGGTTCGACCTGGCGTCGGTGCTGGGCAACATCTACGAGCACGAGACGGCCACGCACGGCGGCTTCGAATACAACCGCGACAACCCGAACACGGCGCTCAATCAAATCACCACGCAGCTGGACCCGCGTCCGGAGGCGGGCGGCGCGGGCACGGACTTCATCGCGGAGCCGTGGGCCATTGGTGGCAATTCCTACCAGGTGGGCAACTTCCCGGCGAAGTGGCGGGAGTGGAACGGCGCGTTCCGCGACACCTTCCGCAAGGACCAGAACCAGCTGGGCGTGGAGAACATCAAGCCGTCGGACCTGGCCAAGCGCTTCACGGGCTCGTCGGACCTGTATGAGGATGACGGCCGCAAGCCGGCCGCGTCCGTGAACTTCATGGTGGCCCACGACGGCCTCACCCTGAAGGACCTGTACACGTGCAACAGCAAGAACAACAGCCAGGCGTGGCCCTACGGCCCGTCTGACGGCGGCGAGGACAACAACCACAGCTGGGACCAGGGCGGCAGCGCGGCGCTGCAGCGGCAGGCGGCGCGCAACGGCATGGCGTTCATGATGCTGAGCGCGGGCGTGCCCATGCTGACGGGCGGCGACGAGTTCCTGCGCACGCAGTACTGCAACAACAACGTGTACAACCTGGACTCGAACAAGAACTGGCTGGACTACGCGTGGACCACGGACCAGTCCAACTTCCGCACGTTCACCCAGAGACTCATCGCGTTCCGCAAGGCGCACCCCGCGCTGCGTCCGGCGGAGTTCTACAAGACGAACGACAACAACGGGAACGTGATGGAGCAGCACCGCTGGTTCAAGCCGGACGGCTACGTGCCGGACGCGTCGTACTTCGACAATGCGGGCAACCACGCGCTGGCCTACCGCATCGACGCGACGGAGTTCTCCGGTGAGACGGTGAGCGCCATCTACGTCGCGTACAACGGCTGGTCCGCCAACGTGAACTTCCTGCTGCCGTGGCCGGGCAATGGCAAGCAGTGGTACCGCGTGACGGACACCTGCTCGTGGGCCGAGGGCGCGAACCAGGTGGTGCTCAACCCGGGCGCCGCGGACCTGATCGGCGGCGAGGCCACGAGCTACGGCGTGTGTGGCCGCGGCGTGCTGGTGTTGGTGGCCAAGTAG
- a CDS encoding alpha/beta hydrolase family protein, with translation MERHFKDGRFEFARLGLLGAAYRALSDAGEVLVTLDGIPDGDREAWVREFTALAERLERQAHASAADGHRASACSAFLRASTYFHEASACAPGTSRPERFRALWLRHRDCWDRASALFAPPVERVSIPYEGASLEGYFFRPSGGHGERRPTVILNNGSDGPVTSMWKDGGAAAVERGWNALTFDGPGQGAALHRQGLPFRADWERVVTPVMDWLLTRAEVDPQRIALLGVSQAGYQVPRAVAFEHRVAAAVADPGVMRVGDSWREHLPPEMIRLLDAGEKETFDAFMAEGLKDLPAERAELQWRMAPYGTRSPFDAYKAAEAMHLDAEILARVGCPMLITSPDHEQFWPGQAEELHAALKGSTLLRFTESEGASWHCEPAAPALRDERVFDWLERTLHTAHA, from the coding sequence ATGGAACGCCACTTCAAGGATGGACGGTTCGAGTTCGCCCGCCTGGGACTGCTGGGCGCCGCGTACCGGGCGCTCTCCGACGCGGGGGAGGTCCTCGTCACGCTGGACGGGATTCCGGACGGGGACCGCGAGGCGTGGGTGCGGGAGTTCACCGCCCTGGCCGAACGGCTGGAGCGCCAGGCCCACGCCAGCGCCGCCGACGGGCACCGTGCCAGTGCATGCTCCGCGTTCCTGCGCGCGAGCACCTACTTCCATGAAGCCTCCGCTTGCGCGCCCGGCACCTCGCGACCGGAGCGGTTCCGCGCGCTGTGGCTGCGGCACCGGGACTGCTGGGACCGGGCATCCGCGCTGTTCGCGCCGCCCGTCGAACGGGTCTCCATTCCCTACGAAGGCGCGTCGCTGGAGGGGTACTTCTTCCGGCCGTCTGGCGGTCACGGTGAGCGCAGGCCCACCGTCATCCTGAACAACGGCAGCGACGGGCCGGTGACGTCGATGTGGAAGGACGGCGGCGCGGCGGCGGTGGAGCGAGGCTGGAACGCGCTGACCTTCGACGGGCCGGGCCAGGGCGCGGCGCTGCACCGGCAGGGGCTGCCCTTCCGCGCGGACTGGGAGCGGGTGGTGACGCCGGTCATGGACTGGCTGCTCACCCGCGCGGAGGTGGATCCCCAGCGCATCGCGCTGCTCGGCGTCAGTCAGGCGGGCTACCAGGTGCCTCGCGCGGTGGCGTTCGAGCACCGCGTGGCGGCGGCGGTCGCGGACCCCGGTGTGATGCGGGTGGGGGATTCGTGGCGCGAGCACCTGCCGCCGGAGATGATCCGGCTGCTGGACGCGGGAGAGAAGGAGACCTTCGACGCGTTCATGGCCGAGGGCCTGAAGGACCTCCCCGCCGAGCGGGCGGAGCTCCAGTGGCGCATGGCGCCCTATGGGACGCGCTCGCCGTTCGACGCGTACAAGGCGGCGGAGGCGATGCACCTGGACGCGGAGATACTCGCGCGCGTCGGTTGTCCAATGCTCATTACTTCGCCGGATCATGAGCAGTTCTGGCCGGGCCAGGCCGAGGAGCTGCACGCCGCGCTGAAGGGCTCCACGCTGCTGCGCTTCACGGAGTCAGAGGGCGCCAGCTGGCACTGCGAGCCCGCGGCGCCAGCGCTGCGGGACGAGCGCGTCTTCGACTGGCTGGAGCGGACGCTGCACACCGCGCACGCGTGA
- a CDS encoding pentapeptide repeat-containing protein, giving the protein MAQDDSAVVKRLQQEDSFERETFEGLDLQNVDLGDKEFYRCTFVNCELQESRWKEALLEVCVFQGCNLTRANFNAIRLRDVRFEGSKLMGIDWTGVAANPEVNFEECSMPYSSFVGLGLRQASFVRCVAREANFFDMDLTDADFTGADLTGSNFRGCTLTRTDFSGATGLVLDPARNKLKETRIPQDTAMSVVHELGMRVEGYHAKSGGRGGAKKTGAKR; this is encoded by the coding sequence ATGGCCCAGGACGACAGCGCGGTGGTGAAGCGGCTCCAGCAGGAGGACTCGTTCGAGAGGGAGACGTTCGAGGGATTGGACCTCCAGAACGTCGACCTGGGTGACAAGGAGTTCTACCGGTGCACCTTCGTGAACTGCGAGTTGCAGGAGAGCCGGTGGAAGGAGGCGCTGCTGGAGGTGTGCGTGTTCCAGGGCTGCAACCTGACGCGCGCGAACTTCAACGCCATCCGGCTGAGGGACGTGCGCTTCGAGGGCTCGAAGCTGATGGGCATCGACTGGACGGGCGTGGCGGCGAACCCGGAGGTGAACTTCGAGGAGTGCAGCATGCCCTACAGCTCGTTCGTGGGACTGGGGCTGCGGCAGGCGTCCTTCGTGCGCTGCGTGGCGCGGGAAGCGAACTTCTTCGACATGGACCTCACGGACGCGGACTTCACCGGCGCGGACCTCACCGGCAGCAACTTCCGAGGCTGCACGCTGACCCGGACGGACTTCTCCGGGGCCACCGGACTGGTGCTCGACCCCGCACGCAACAAGCTGAAGGAGACGCGCATCCCGCAGGACACGGCGATGTCCGTGGTCCATGAGCTGGGCATGCGCGTGGAGGGCTACCACGCGAAGTCGGGCGGACGCGGCGGGGCGAAGAAGACGGGAGCGAAGCGGTGA